Genomic DNA from Flavobacterium sp. N502540:
CCACATTTTTGGTGCTGATGTTTATGCGACCGTTTCTCCTCAAAAAGCAGCCATCGTTGAATCATATGGAGCAACTCCAATTGATTATAAAACAGTAAAAGTTGAAGATTATGTAAAGCAATTTACAGACGGAAAAGGTTTTGACATTATTTACGATACGGTTGGAGGTCAATCTTTGGATGATTCTTTTGCTGCTATCCGACATTATGGTCAAATTGCCAGTTGCTATGCTTTTGGAACGCATACGTTGGCAACGGGATCACTTCGATCTGCGAGTTTACATGGTGTTTTTGTTTTACACCCGATGATTAGCGGTGAGGGCAGAAAACATCATGGAGATATTTTAAAAGAAGCTACAAAATTTATAGAAGAAGGGAAGTTAAAACCTCTTATTGATCCCAGAAGCTTTACTTTAGATACTGCTATGGAAGCTCACAAAGCGGTTAGTGACAGTTCATCTGTTGGAAAAATTGTTGTGGATATCGTTTAATTTCAAAATTTGATCCTTTTTTTGGGGAGGGTCAATTTTCTGATAAATCATTAAATAAAAAAGAGACTGTATCCCAACGGACACAGTCTCTCTCTTTTTATAACAGCCTAAATTACTGCTTTATGATTTTTTGGGTGAAAGTTTTCTTCGCTGAAGAAGTTACATTAAGAAAATATACCCCTCTAGTTTTCCCCGATAAATTAATTGTTTTTTCTGTGTTATTTCCTCCGGAAAAAGTTTCGGTATGAATCATTTTCCCTTCTGCACTATGCACTGTAACGGTATAGTTATCCGATGATGGTGTTACCAGATGAAAAACATTAGCGGATGGATTCGGATATACCTGAACTCCTGTTAAACTGTTTATTTCTCTTGGTTTTGTTACGGCTAAATTAGGTCCGTTATCTATTTTTAAGTTATCGAACCAAATTCTGGTCCCATATCCTGATGTGTTTTTGAATTTAATTAAAACATTTTTTTGCTGTTTTACTATACTCAGATCAATTTTTTCGGCTCTCCAATCGGAATCTTTGGTTGGTATCCAATCGTTTGTTTCGTTTGATCCGGTTGTTGCAGGATCGTCCTGAATTGCCGGTGAAACTGTCTGCAGCTGTATTTGATTTTTAGAATAAACATTCGTCCAGGTAACACCACAATCTGAAGACACCAATATATCAATATGATCAGGAGCAGGCGCCGGATCATAAGCGTTTAAATACTGCGTATAAGCCAAATCAAAATATAAATAAGGGGTTGTTGCAGAAGATAAATCAAATGCTTTTAAAATGAGTTCGTCTATCTTATCCGTTGGATTATCGGCATTATTGATGACCAGACAGGACAAATCGCCTTTACCCACATCTGAACGTTTTTCCCATGTAATAGCATCTTTATCAGGATTAATGATTTCCCAATCCTGAATAGGAAAACTTTCTTCAAAATTTTCCGAGAATGGAAGACTATTTTTACTTTTCACCACTACAATACCATTTTTTGTCATCGTAGACCCCGTTCCATTTGCATTAGAAGCTGTCATAGTCACATTGTAAGTTCCCGGACTATCATAAACTACAGCAGGCTGTTTACTTGTTGAAGAAGATGGTGTGCCTCCCGGAAATGACCAAATCCAGGCAGTAGGTTCTCCGGTCGAGTTATCTTTAAATGTAATCGGGAGATCACTGCATTGCCTTTCATCCTTAATCAAAAATTCTGAAAACGGAGTTTCTTTACTGTCAAAATTGAATTTCAAATTGTCTATCCAAATTCTCGCTCCATATCCTGAAGTATTTTTAAATTTAAATAAAACATTTGCTTCTCCTTTATAATCGGATAAAATCACTCGTTCGGTTCTCCAATGTGAATCTGAAGTTGGAATCCAATTGTTTGCATCGTTGCTAGCAAATGTTTCCAGTTCAGTGTGCGTTTTTTTATAAACACTTTCCCAGGTTACACCACAATCTTTTGAAACCAAAACTTCGAGAACATCGGGACTCACAGCATCAAATTTTGCATAAGCAACATCAAATGAAAAATCAGTTATTCCAACCGATAGATCTGCAGGTTTCAGAATGATTTCATCTACTTCATCTACTTTATCATTATCAGCATTATTCATTACCATACAAGATGCCGAATTATGCCCTACTCCGATACGCTGTTCCCAGGCTAATTTGTTATCGGGATTAATAATTTCCCAATCTGCAGGCGGAAAAGAACCTTCAAACCCTTCGGTAAAAGAAGTTTTATAAGGATCAACAATATTAATAAAATTATTTCTGGTAAGCGTTGTGCCTATGCCTTCCGCATTTTTAGTAGTCAATGTTACAGCATAAGAACCCGGTGAATTGTACATTACAACTGGATTTTGATCTGTAGAAGTTGCCGGTGTACCTCCCGGAAATGACCAATTCCATGAGGTAGGATTTCCTGTTGAAACATCTAAAAACGGAGCTGTAATACTGGTACAATTTGTTCCTCTGATGTTCGAAGCAAAATCTGAAACCGGGGTGCCAGCCTGCGTAACGGCAACATTTACATTGTCAATCCAAATTCGTGTACCATAACCCGAAATATTTACAAAACGAATAGAAACATTATTATTTCCTTCATAAGCACTAAGGTCTACAACTTCTTTTCGCCAATTGGCATCAACAGCAGGTATCCAGTTATTGGCCTGAGCCGTAGGAACCGCTGTGGTTTCTAATAATGTGTGTGTTTTTGAATAAACATCATTCCAGGTCTGTCCGCAATCTGTAGAAACCTGTACTTTTAAAACATCGGGACTGGCATCATCAAACTTTGTATAAGCTACGTCAAAGAACAGCTGACTGTTTTGCCCGGCCGCAAAATCAAAATAAGGCAATCTAATATAATCCAAAGCCCCTAATACTGAATTATCGGCATTGTTCATGATCATACACGAACTGTCATTATGCCCCACTCCTTTTCGCTTTTCCCAGCCTAACCCCTTATCCGGATTTGTAATTTCCCATCCCGAAGGCGGAAAAGCACCTGCAAAACTTTCCGTTAAATTCGCAGTCGATTTTTGATCTACTTCTATATAATTGGGTACTTCTATGGTATTTGTTCCTTGTGAATTGGTTACCTTTAAAGTTACTTTATACTTTCCTGATGTGTTATAAGTCACCACCGGATTTTGATCTGTAGAGGTTGCCGGAGTTCCTGCTTCGAATGTCCAGACTCTTGAATTTGGCAATCCTAAAGAAACATCTTTAAAAACAATACTTTTACCTGAACAAATAGCGGTTGTACTGCTGCTAAAATTAGCCGTCGGATTGCTTTCGATAGCCCCAACTGCAGTAAGATTAGCGGG
This window encodes:
- a CDS encoding zinc-dependent alcohol dehydrogenase family protein, whose protein sequence is MRALLTTTYESDFVSTEIEKPTPKEGEVLIKIHASGVNPIDNKIRIRVSPYASPVLPAVLGTDLAGVVEAVGKNVTDFKIGDEVYGLAGGVLGLQGTLAEYTAVDADLLAIKPKNLTMKEAAAIPLVLLTAWEGLIDRAKVKKGDQVLVHAGAGGVGHMVVQLAHIFGADVYATVSPQKAAIVESYGATPIDYKTVKVEDYVKQFTDGKGFDIIYDTVGGQSLDDSFAAIRHYGQIASCYAFGTHTLATGSLRSASLHGVFVLHPMISGEGRKHHGDILKEATKFIEEGKLKPLIDPRSFTLDTAMEAHKAVSDSSSVGKIVVDIV
- a CDS encoding PKD domain-containing protein, with the translated sequence MKKNYFIAAVFLLQCCISFGQNQNPIGCGTQLSQKEETAFMKSLSKIKTWKKGNTKKAATVPYIIPVVFHILADGTNINNVFTKEQMKCRIDDALLTVNKDFNGLFPEYAMTDPRFDAIKSKLNIQFVLATVDPEGNLLEIPGLDWHPEAHIADGYDARIYDHIWYGKNNRYYLDVLVVDEPNTGQGSVGSGHAFLPIQDAIPRVAYNHRYIGSTCGSNASATFAKVMTHEFGHYFGLKHTFQDDCDPVNDGMADTPPTKVAEGCTRNVLNSCGVYANAENHMDYNTDCQNMYTRDQTNAMKYWLEDKTVAKYPRGVLWDPANLTAVGAIESNPTANFSSSTTAICSGKSIVFKDVSLGLPNSRVWTFEAGTPATSTDQNPVVTYNTSGKYKVTLKVTNSQGTNTIEVPNYIEVDQKSTANLTESFAGAFPPSGWEITNPDKGLGWEKRKGVGHNDSSCMIMNNADNSVLGALDYIRLPYFDFAAGQNSQLFFDVAYTKFDDASPDVLKVQVSTDCGQTWNDVYSKTHTLLETTAVPTAQANNWIPAVDANWRKEVVDLSAYEGNNNVSIRFVNISGYGTRIWIDNVNVAVTQAGTPVSDFASNIRGTNCTSITAPFLDVSTGNPTSWNWSFPGGTPATSTDQNPVVMYNSPGSYAVTLTTKNAEGIGTTLTRNNFINIVDPYKTSFTEGFEGSFPPADWEIINPDNKLAWEQRIGVGHNSASCMVMNNADNDKVDEVDEIILKPADLSVGITDFSFDVAYAKFDAVSPDVLEVLVSKDCGVTWESVYKKTHTELETFASNDANNWIPTSDSHWRTERVILSDYKGEANVLFKFKNTSGYGARIWIDNLKFNFDSKETPFSEFLIKDERQCSDLPITFKDNSTGEPTAWIWSFPGGTPSSSTSKQPAVVYDSPGTYNVTMTASNANGTGSTMTKNGIVVVKSKNSLPFSENFEESFPIQDWEIINPDKDAITWEKRSDVGKGDLSCLVINNADNPTDKIDELILKAFDLSSATTPYLYFDLAYTQYLNAYDPAPAPDHIDILVSSDCGVTWTNVYSKNQIQLQTVSPAIQDDPATTGSNETNDWIPTKDSDWRAEKIDLSIVKQQKNVLIKFKNTSGYGTRIWFDNLKIDNGPNLAVTKPREINSLTGVQVYPNPSANVFHLVTPSSDNYTVTVHSAEGKMIHTETFSGGNNTEKTINLSGKTRGVYFLNVTSSAKKTFTQKIIKQ